TTGTATATGACCCGCATTGTGtagaggtagtttccttctattgcTAGTCTGctgattgttttataaataaaaagtattgaatttggtcagatattttttctgtatcaattgaaatgatcatgagatttttctcccttctttctgttcatgtggtatattacattagtGGACTTTCATGTATTGAACTCTCCTTTTGTTTGACAttctccatttatatgacattcttgaaatgacaaaattaccgAGATGAAAAACGAATTAGTGTTTTCCAAGGACTAGGGATGTTTGCGGGGTGCCGGTGAGGAGGTGACAGGTATAATTATAAAGGAATAGCATGAGGAAGATGTGGTGGTGGTAGAGTAGTTCTCTATATCGATGGAGGTGATGGTTCCATAGGTACACTCATGTGAACAAATTACATAGAATTATATACACATtgttgtaccaatgtcaatttcctaattttgatattgtactatagttatgtaagatATAATCATAGGGAGAAAATGGATGAAGGATACACTGGATCTTTGTATTGTCTTTGCAAATTtctatgaatctataattatttccaaataacaagtgagaaaaaaaaactttgttcaaATCTTTCTTAGGTGGTCTTAATTTATTGCATATAAGCAGAAGAGGGTCTTCAAGTCAACAATGCTTCCTAAGGCTCTGCATTTTTAACTGGTCTCAGCCTATttatataaatagtaaaatagaaaactcttaTGTAGCACATAACATGCTCTAACTGCTTTATCTATATGGGTTAATTAATCCTCTCCAAGCCCAGTGTGATAAGTACtattgtcatctccattttataaatgggacTCTGAAGCACAGCATGGTGATTTGACTAGAAAGTGCCAGAGTCAGAGAATGGGGCCAAGCAAACTGCAATCACAGTCCGTGCGTATCTTAACATCCAGGTAATgtaaagaaactaaaacaaagtGTGTTCCTTTCAAGAATAAAAACGAAAGTACAAGGggttttatctggctttttcttttggctgtccttcatctaacaaataaaaactgcttttgcaTTTACAGTAAGAATGCTGATGATCATCAGGTCGAAGATAGGCTGAAGGAACTGAGATGTCACTTTACCTGGGGGCTGCTAATTGAAGAGAGTGCAATACCTGATTTAGAAAACAGGGTCTTGGAAGAGATTGAGTTCCTAGACACCAAGTACAATGTGGGAATACACAACATGCTGGCCTATGTGAAGCACCTGAAAGGCCAGAATGAGAAAGCCTTGGAGAGCTTGAAAGAAGCCGAAGAATTAATCCAGCGAGATCATGCCAACCAATCGGAAATGAGAAGTCTGGTGACCTGGGCCAACTATGCCTGGGTGTGCTACCACCTGGGAAGACTGGCAGGAGCCCAGACTTACCTGGATAAGGTGGAGAGCACTTGCGAGAAGTTGGCAAGTCCTTTCCGCTATAGAATGGAGTGTCCTGAGATGGACTGTGAGGAAGGATGGGCCTTGCTGAAGTGTGGAGGACAGAATTACGAACGGGCCAAGGCCTGCTTTGAAAAAGCTCTGGAAGCAGACCCTGAAAACGCTGAATTCAGCACCGGGTATGCAATTGCCACTTATCGCCTAGATGGCTTTAATGCAGCAATAAAAGGCACGGAGGGGTGTTCTTTGCACCCCCTAAGGCAGGCCATCAGGCTAAGTCCAGAAGATGCATATATTAAGGTTCTCCTTGCACTGaagcttcaggaagtaggacaagaagctgaaggagaaaagTACATTGAAGAAGCTCTGACCAACAAGTCCTCACAGACTTATGTCTTTCGATATGCAGCCAAGTTTTACCGAAAAAAAGGCTCTCTGGATAAAGCTCTTCAGCTCTTAAAAACAGCCTTGCAGGCAACACCCGACTCCGTCTACCTGCATCACCAGATAGGGTGTTGCTACAGAGAACAAATGATCGAAATGAAGGAAGCTACAAAGTTGCCACGTAGCAGAgaggatgaagaaaatgcagacaGAATGATGAGATTAGCCATATTTCATTTTGAACATGCTATACAGAAAAAGCCCACATTTACAATAGCGTATATGGATTTAGCCAACATGTATACAGAGCAGGGTGAACAGCAAAAGGTTGAGGACACGTACCGGAAAGCACTCACCCTGCATGATGGTAATAAGAGCCTATTGCAGGAGGTCCATTATCGTTACGGCTACTTTCTGCAATGTCACAAGCAATCTGACAATGAGGCAATTACCTACTATTTAAAAGCACTATACATAGAACCACAGTCAAATGCTAGACAAAAAATTCTCCGTGCTTTAGAGAAGTCGGTTAACAGAGTTCATCAGAATAAATCTGATGTGGAGAGTTTAAATCTCCTTGCGCTCGTGCACAGATTGAAAGAGGGAAGAGAGTGAAGCTCTGATGTCCTAGGAGAGACCCTGCACCTGGATGCTGGCCTGAGGCCtgtctttagaaatattaaatgttaacatATCTAAATCTACCATCATACAGATCTTTCCTCATTAGTGTCTTCAAGAAGGTATGACAGGATAGATCACAAAAGAGTTGGGTGGCACATAGCACAGTCGCCTCAACTCCCCTTTTTGGCTAATGTACAGCATCCTTCTGAaggggagaaaaacacaaataatttcttttctcaacCTTCATAAATTCTTAGCTGGGACACCTCTCTAACAAAACAGATTTctaacaagagaaaagaagaatttttaattttaatgcatgTTTTAACCATAAGGCAGGAGAGGCTCAGTtcaaaagtctctctctctcgtgCCAGTGGCTTGGAACTCTGTCTTAGTATTAACAAACAGCCATAGCTCTTAGAAGTgacactaaacacacacacacaggagtttTGGGCTTCcaaaaggcaggaaaatgggGCAAAATACGTTACATGAGAAGAGTAAAGTTTGCTCACAGATTTTCCTAGACCAGCTGGCACCAGACTCTGAGCTGATAAGAGCTCAGCCTTATGAGAATAATATGTGTGCTGAGCCGTGTTCTTTTTAGCCCATCTAAGTTAGGATGCTAGCTGCAGTTGCAACCCTCTGAACTCCCTTTGGTGGACAACTCCTCCTGAAGTCCCATGTGCTTGggagaaatctgaaaaataccCATATGCTTTGAGACATCAGGCTATGCATTATCTTACACCTAGCGTGGGCGAGGAAATTCTCTCTAAAATGTATACAGATGCTTCCAGgtgaattaaaactttatttgaaaaaataaactgagaatCATTGGATTGAGAATCATCAGTCTAGACAAAGCCTCTTATTTAACCCTTGAAGAACTGAGGCTCATGTACATCAATGGTCTTATTAACATCACCCGGTTAGTATGTCAGTTACAGAACTTATCCTGGAATCTGGTTCAAGTAGGAACCTGTTCAGCGAGAATACATTTCCTTGTccagtttccattgttttttcGTACTAATAAACTTATACACATTTGGTcagctgtttttttcttcctgaaggcTGCTTTATCCTGTGTGTCATGGGTCTGTATTACTAAAGGACATATATTGAAACTAACGCAATGTTGCCCCttattgcccaattctagaaggGCAGGTGAGGCCCACTGGGGGGCACCACTAAGGATGCCTGAGGGAGATTCTGGATGAACTGGGACTAAGGATGTTTGCTAAACGAGAGACTAAAGGCAGCACCTAATCTCACCTGCTAAGCAACTGAATTAGGAACTCGACACAAGGCTTTTCTACGTCCAAAGGAACCGTTGTAGCTCAAGGGAATTTCTTGAACCTTCCAACATGTTTGGACAAATGCGTATgctgggagagtatggtgctacTGTACAATATTTTATAGTGGTAGGTGTAGAGGCTCTttaaacacacatatatgcaccAGCACAGGTACCTGATCAGCCAACTCATACACAGGAAAAGGGTATAATCAAGCTCCATACCTCAGGCTCTCTGAGTCTAATCTGTCCTCAGGTGGTCCCTGGAAAAGTAAGGGGCTAGATCTCACCTACAGGGCAGTCAATAACTGACGACCTTCACAGATGCAACTGACAAGACACCTAAAACAAATTCATTCTTGATAAGACAGTAAAGATGCATAGCACATTCTGGGGCCCCTATCGCATAAAACGTCTGGTTTCCAGAGTACCAATTTTGTAGTCAGCTGGCAATTTCATAGTCAAACATTCCCTCTCATTGGCTTTTGCAGAATTATCATGACTTGATATATAAGAACAGTTTGGTGGTCCTGCGCCTGAGCCTTCCCCATAGGGTGTGCAGCCAGCACTATTGTACACTGCAGGAGTGGCCACAGAGCCCCTCCCGGGCTACGCCTGCTCTCAGAGTAGACAGTCCTGGGAATATTCTCTGAGTAGAGGAACTAACAGGACTATGATTCTGCCAACATTTCACGTTAAAGAACAAGAGTTAGTCCAAGAAGTTTTTTATGAACCTCAGAAAGAGGTAAATATCCCTTTCTCTGTGTTTGCAAAGCAATCACTGGGTACTGCTTTTGTTGAAATCAGACTAAGTGCTGATGAATCTGTCTCTCCTGCTAGATGGCAAGTCACTTGAGAAGAGTCTCAACAGAGAACAGGGCATGTTACTAATGATCACACAAAGTCTTCTGATTTTTGAAATGGATATGGAACTCACTGCAACAAAGACAGCCTTGGGTGTGCCCACAATGTGTTTGGACCACCACTTCCTTAAACATCTATGGGCTCCCAGATCCATGGGAAGGATATAGGTACTGCAACTTGTTTTTCTGGCCCAATTTAGGATCCTAAATTGCAATTACAACTAGAAAATACCTTCTCCTCTTCTCATTCCCTTATAGACATGGACTCTCCAAGTCCCAGGATATTTCAGACAAATCTAAAAACAATTTGTCCCCAAGAAACCTGAGGATATTTCCCATAGACATTACAGATCTACGTATTATCTTGAGCCTAGTTCAATTGTGTAAATGTTCTCAAAGAGTTACATAGACAATTCCAGGTGAATGAATGCTTGAAATGTAAAATGAGACCATGAAAATGCAGTTAGAACTGGAATACATAGGAGTCAGCTAGGAAAGGAAATCATGATGGGCCAAAGATAGCTGTCAAGAAAATTACTGGGCCTTTCAGAGCAGTGAAAATTACTGGGCctttcagagaagagaagttCTTGGTAGCTGAGTATTTTCCCTGTGGATGTGATTGGCACATGTTTGCAAATATGAGTAGTCTCAGAATAAAACATCAGACACTGTCTGTAGTGATCAATACCATTTGATCTACATTCCTTTTTGGAACTGTGTGGATTATTAAGATGCACATGGGAAACCCAAGACACAGAACAATGAAGATTCTGAATGACAGCCTCATAGAAAGATGCACAGTGACTGGGAATGAGTCTATGATCCATAGCATTTAGACCTGAAAGTGATACAAGGATCATCTGGGAAAGTATCTCTCCAACTTTAGTGTACCAGC
Above is a genomic segment from Cynocephalus volans isolate mCynVol1 chromosome 7, mCynVol1.pri, whole genome shotgun sequence containing:
- the LOC134382525 gene encoding interferon-induced protein with tetratricopeptide repeats 1-like, which encodes MSKNADDHQVEDRLKELRCHFTWGLLIEESAIPDLENRVLEEIEFLDTKYNVGIHNMLAYVKHLKGQNEKALESLKEAEELIQRDHANQSEMRSLVTWANYAWVCYHLGRLAGAQTYLDKVESTCEKLASPFRYRMECPEMDCEEGWALLKCGGQNYERAKACFEKALEADPENAEFSTGYAIATYRLDGFNAAIKGTEGCSLHPLRQAIRLSPEDAYIKVLLALKLQEVGQEAEGEKYIEEALTNKSSQTYVFRYAAKFYRKKGSLDKALQLLKTALQATPDSVYLHHQIGCCYREQMIEMKEATKLPRSREDEENADRMMRLAIFHFEHAIQKKPTFTIAYMDLANMYTEQGEQQKVEDTYRKALTLHDGNKSLLQEVHYRYGYFLQCHKQSDNEAITYYLKALYIEPQSNARQKILRALEKSVNRVHQNKSDVESLNLLALVHRLKEGRE